Proteins encoded by one window of Cylindrospermum stagnale PCC 7417:
- a CDS encoding riboflavin synthase, with amino-acid sequence MFTGLIQALGTMQPLGGDSWQITCVSQASESITQDLAYGDSVAVDGVCLTVEEVLEDGFIATASPETLRRSTLGREQTPQRYVNLETSLRVGGKVGGHFVMGHVDGIGRLLSAEQTASSWEMTFAAPDAIARYIVPKGSIAVNGISLTVATYQPEISQFTVAVIPLTYAETNLNCLVPGSWVNLEGDILGKYVEKFLYPGNRQDQDPDDYSGDAITPAFLTENGYL; translated from the coding sequence GTGTTTACAGGATTAATCCAAGCATTAGGTACTATGCAACCCCTAGGGGGCGATTCTTGGCAGATTACTTGTGTCAGCCAAGCATCAGAAAGCATTACCCAAGATTTAGCTTATGGTGATAGTGTGGCAGTAGATGGTGTTTGCCTGACTGTGGAAGAAGTTTTAGAAGACGGGTTTATCGCCACTGCTTCACCGGAAACCCTGCGCCGCAGCACTTTAGGCAGAGAGCAAACCCCACAGAGATATGTCAACTTAGAAACGTCGCTGCGGGTGGGGGGTAAAGTCGGCGGTCATTTTGTGATGGGCCATGTAGACGGCATTGGTAGATTGCTCTCGGCGGAACAAACAGCTAGTTCTTGGGAAATGACATTTGCTGCACCGGATGCGATCGCCCGCTATATTGTCCCCAAAGGTAGCATCGCCGTCAATGGCATCAGTCTCACAGTAGCTACATATCAGCCAGAAATTTCCCAGTTCACTGTGGCGGTTATTCCCCTCACCTATGCCGAGACAAATCTCAACTGTTTAGTTCCTGGCAGTTGGGTGAATTTAGAAGGAGATATTCTCGGTAAATATGTGGAAAAATTCCTTTATCCTGGCAACCGACAAGACCAAGATCCAGATGATTACAGTGGTGATGCTATTACACCCGCATTTCTAACAGAAAACGGATATTTGTAA